In Leclercia sp. LSNIH1, the genomic stretch GGACATTACCTTGCTCACCCCTATCGCGGCCTGTTCAACCAGCCATTTTCCTGGCGGGAAATAGAGCATGATGCCGCCAATTGCCACCTGCAAAATGAAAGCGGCGCCAACGGTACGCAGACTGATACGGCGTTTATTGACCGACAGGAGGAAGGCTATTGCTAACAGCACCGCCATACCCAGCAGACTTCTCATTACATCCATAATGATTTCCTTACCTGAAAACCCGGCGACTGGCCGGGTATCCGTGATTCCACTGTGAAGACAGGCGACGGCAAACTGCCTGTGAAAAGATTACGCGATGCGCTGGTACGCCTTCGCGATGTCGCAGGCCAGACGGGCGTTGTTAAAGACCAGCTGGATATTGGATTTCAGGCTGTCGCCACCGGTTAATTCCGCCACGCGGGCCAGCAGGAACGGCGTGCTGGCTTTGCCGGTCACACCCTGCTCTTCCGCTTCTTTCACCGCCTGATCGATAGCGCCGTTGATGGTCTCTTCAGGCATCGCAAACTGTTCCGGGATAGGATTCGCCACCACCAGGCCGCCGTTAAGGCCGGTCTGCCATTTCACCGCCATTGCGCGTGCGATGGCTTCAGCGCTGTCGAGACGGATGCTGACCTCAAACGGGCTGGTGCGACAGAAAAAGGCAGGCAGGGACTGGGTCTGATAGCCAATTAACGGTACACCGTTGGTTTCCAGATATTCGGTGGTTAACCCGAGGTCGAGAATAGATTTCGCCCCGGCGCAAACCACGGCGACATTGGTTTTCGCCAGCTCCTGTAAATCGGCAGAAATATCAAATGTGTGTTCCGCACCGCGGTGTACACCGCCAATTCCGCCGGTAGCAAAGACCTTAATCCCGGCCATTGCCGCAATAATCATGGTGGAGGCAACCGTGGTCGCGCCATTAATTCCTGCGGCAACCACAAAAGGTAAATCCCGGCGGCTGACTTTGGTCACCGCATGGCCTTCACGGCCTAACAGTTCAATTTCTTCTTTGCTGAGCCCCACTTTCATTACGCCACGAATAATGGCGATAGTGGCGGGAATAACCCCCTGCTGGCGGATCGCATCTTCAACTTCCAGCGCCGTCTGGGCATTTTGCGGGAAAGGCATGCCGTGAGAAATAATGGTGGATTCAAGGGCCACAACCGGCTTGTTATTATTTAAAGCGTCCTGAACCTCAGGAGAAATTTGCAGGAACTCAGCAGATAATTTTAATTCAGACATGTTCTCTCTCCATTAATGCGTTAACATTTTCAGCCGATAAGTCGGGGTTATTGGTATATACGGAAGCGAGCGCCAGCGACGAGCAGCCCTGGGCAAAACGAACGGAATGGGCAAATGTGGCTCCTTCCAGCCAGCAGAAGGCGAGCCCCGCCATCATCGCGTCCCCCGCGCCGGTGACATTGACAAGCCGGGTTTTAAACGGGGCTGACCAGCCGCTTTCGCCCCCTTTCTCGCTGTAATAAACGCCGTCGCCGCCCATGCTTAATACCAGCCGGAACAGGCCGTGCTGGTGAAACCAGGCCGCGACTTTCGGGGCATCCGCCGCGCAGGAGAGCGGAATGCCGCTCAGGGTTTCGGCTTCAATCCGGTTGGGCTTCAGCGTGTGGATATGGCCCAGCCAGTCGCGCACTTTGTTGCATTTCCAGGCCGAGACGGGGTCAACGAATACCGGTGCCTGGCCTGCATTTTCAAATATCCAGCCCAGCGCAGATTCACTGAGATTACAGTCCACCACCACCGCGTTTGCCGCACGCAGAAAGGCCAGGTGGTGGGCCAGATAGTCCGGATTGATGTAGTCAGAAATAGCCATATCATTAATGGCTACCAGCATTTCGCCGGTATTATCCAGCAAGGATAAATAACTGGAGGTGCCTTCGCCCGCGATCACCTGACATTTTTCCACCTGTACGCCAGCGGCCTGGGTTTGTGATAGCAGCGACTGACCGTAAAAGTCATCGCCGACCGCCGAAAGTAGCCAGACATTTTTTCCCAACAGCGCAAGGTTTTGCGCAATATTCCGCCCAACGCCGCCGGGGGTAAATTTAATTTTCCCTGGGTTAGAGTCCGCATAATTAAGCGAGGCGTGTGAATACCCCGCAACATCCATATTCGCAGAACCAATAACAGCAATATAATCCTTTTCACGCATAGAACATCCTCTGGCACGCCGGCCATCGCAATGATAATTAAGCGAGTGAGTGACTTTTAATTCTATTAGAGCACATGTTTATATACGAACACGTGTTTATAGTATTCGCAGGAAGGGTAAAGTAAAGCGGTGGAAAAAAGGGTGTGAAATGGTTATGAACAGAATCACAATTTTTTGTAGAGAGAGTTTTGCTGTCTACAAAAAACTGCGAACAGTAGCACGATAAAAAGCAAAAAAAGGGCAGAGTCGCCTCTGCCCTTTTCGGATGAAGAAAGATTATACTGCTTTTGCGGCAACCGCTTCAGCTTCCGGGCGTTTCAGCACCGCGTAAGAGAGGCCCGCTACCAGGGTACCGGCGATAATCGCAAACAGGTAACCCAGCACTGGCGTAATGGCGCCCGGGATCAGCAGAACAAACAGACCGCCGTGCGGCGCCATCAGTTTCGCGCCAATCGCCATGGAGATAGCGCCGGTCACCGCGCCACCGACGATACAGCATGGCAGAACGCGCATTGGGTCACGGGCAGCGAACGGAATTGCCCCTTCAGTGATAAAGCACAGGCCCAGTACCAGCGCCGCTTTACCGCCTTCCTGCTGCGCCTTGTCGAACTTACGACGGGCAACGATAGTCGCCAGGCCCAGCGCCAGCGGAGGCACCATACCCGCCGCCATAATGGCAGCCATTGGCGCATAGGTCTGGGTACTCAGCAGGCCGACACCGAAGGCGTAAGATGCTTTGTTCACCGGACCACCCATATCGGTACACATCATCGCACCGAGGATAGCACCCAGCAGGACCGCATTGGCGGTGCCCATGGTTTGCAGCCAGTGGGTCAGGCCTTCGAGGATACCCGCAACCGGTTTACCGATCAGGTAGATCATCGCCAGGCCAACCACCAGGCTGGAGATCAGCGGAATGATCAGGATCGGTTTCAGGGCTTCCATACTCTGCGGCAGTTTCAGCTTCGAGCTAATCAGCTTCGCCATGTAGCCTGCGAGGAAGCCCGCGATGATCCCGCCGATAAAGCCAGAGCCGGTGCTCACAGCCAGCATACCGCCGATCAGACCTGGAGTCAGACCCGGACGGTCAGCAATAGAGAACGCAATGTAACCCGCCAGGACCGGCACCATCAGCGCGAACGCCGAGCCGCCGCCAATCTGCATCAGCGCCGCCGCCAGGGTACCCGGCTCTTTAAAGGCTTCGATACCAAAGGCGAAGGAGAGCGCGATACAGAGACCGCCCGCCACCACCATCGGCAGCATATAGGAGACGCCCGTCAGCAGGTGACGATACGCGCCAGCGGACTCTTTTTTGCCTTCAGAAGCCGCAGCCGCGGTGTTGCCGGCAGGCTGGAACGGTTTCGCTTCGGCCTGGGCTTTATCCAGCTCTTGCGCGGTTTTCTTCAGCGCCAGACCGGTGGAGGTGCGGTACATCGGCTTACCGGCAAACTTCGCCAGATCCACTTCGATATCTGCCGCCACAATCACCAGATCCGCAGCCGCCACCTCTTCCGGGGTGATCGCATTACCTGCGCCCACGGAGCCGCGGGTTTCAACTTTTACCCACCAGCCGCGTTTTTTGGCTTCAGTTTCAATGGCTTCAGCCGCCATAAAGGTGTGCGCTACGCCGGTTGGGCAGGCGGTAACCGCCACCACGCGTTTCGGACCCGCAGCAACAGCCGTCTCCGCCGCTGCGACAGGTGCGGTATAGAGTGCCGCATGGCCTTTCGCTTCGCTCAGGAACAGTTCCGGGTGTGCAACGGCGCGGTTGATATCGCCCAGCCACACTTTTTTGCCGTTCAGCGAACTGTCGGCGGGGATTTTGTCGCCGAGAACGATAACCAGTTCGGCATCGCCCGGGTTGTCGATGAAATCAAGGTGTGCTTTATGTCCCGCCGAACCGAGCAGGGTTTTCGCCATATAGGCGCGCGCCTGTCCGAGTGCAGAGTCAATAATCAGCAGCGTTTTCATTATGCCTCTCCTGCTGTCAGTTAAAGGGTTTTAAGTCAACGCGCGCCATCATCGCGGCCAACTGGGTACGATCGGTAATACCGACATTGCTCTGGCTGACGGCCAGGGCTGCAACGGCGGTGGCAAGACGTAAAGTATGTTCACTGGATTCGCGCATCAGCAGGCCATAAATCAGCCCGCCAACCATCGAGTCGCCGGCACCAACGGTGCTGACCACTTCCATCGACGGCGGTTTCGCTATCCATTCGCCGGAGGCGTTAACCCACAGCGCGCCCTCTGCCCCCAGGGAGATGACCACATGAGCGATACCCTGCTCACGCAGCGCATGGGCGGCTTCAATCACATCCTTTAATTCTGGCAGCTTACGGCCTGCCCAGATCTCAAGTTCGCGACGATTAGGTTTCACCAGCCACGGTGCGGCTTTCAGACCGGCCACCAGCGCATCGCGGCTGCTGTCAAAGATGATGCACGGGCACTGGCTGCGCAGACGCGTCATCCAGTCGGTAAAGGCTTCCGGGCTGACGCCGGACGGCAGACTGCCGCTGACGCAGACCATGTCGAACTGACCCAGCCAGCTCAGGGAGTCATTCACAAAACGTTCCCAGTCCGCCTGGGTCACTTCAAAACCGGAGAAGTTCAGATCGGTGACTTCGCCATCTTTCTCGGTCAGCTTCACGTTGATGCGGGTACGCCCCTGCACCACCTGGAAACGGTTGGCGATCCCCAGCTCGCTGAACAGCTGCTGGAAACCATCCTGGTTATCTTTGCCGAGGAAACCGCCGACGGTGACGTCGATACCCAGATCCTTCAGCACTTTGGCAACGTTAATCCCTTTACCTGCCGCGTGCAGGCCAGTGGTACGCACGAGGTTGACTTCGCCGCGTTCAATTTCCGGGCAAAAGCCCACGAGGTCGTAAGCCGGGTTCAGCGTAATAGTGGCAACACGTCTGCTCATTATGCGCCCTCCCCCAGACCCGCCGCGATGGCTTCGCCAATCGCTTTCAGCGCCTGTTCAGCATCCGCACCCTGCGCGGTGAAGCGCAGGCGATGCCCTTTCTTCACGCCCAGCGCGACGACTTTCATCAGGCTACGGCCGTTGGCCGGTTTACCGCTGCCGTCGAGGTTGGTGACGGTCACGTCGCTGTTGAACTGCTTAATGGTATTGACCAGCATGGTGCCAGGACGGGCATGCAGGCCGTGTTCGTTGCGCACGACAAACCCGGCGCTCAGCAGTTCATCGGTGTTCACATCATCGCTGGTCAGCAGCGCCAGCAGGGTCGCAGCATCCGCTTTCAGCAGTTGTTCAGCTTTTTTGTTCAGCAGCAGATCGCTAAGGCGCTTCAGCACCTCAACCGGCTGTTCATCGGCCATGGCGACGGTCACCAGCATCGCCGTGGTTTCGCCGGCGGTATCGAATGCGGTTGTTGCACGGCTGACGGCGATAGCGCTGCGCAGGTTGCCTTCAGCACAGTCGTTCAGCCAGACGCCCTGACCGAGATTCAGCGGTTTATCGTTAATGGCGTGGGCCACGAAGGCGGTATCCACCGCACCGGCCTCTTTCAGGCGACCGGCGTTCAGCGCCTGCAGGGTCACCAGATCGGAGGCGGCTACGTCGAGCGTCAGCGTCTCGTTATCCAGCTTCAGGGCTTCGCTCTGCTTTTCACCCATCAGCAGGGCGCGCAGCTCTTCGGCGGTGGTGGCGGATTTCAGCTGTTCAGCCACGGCGTCGTCGCTCAGGACGTGCGTCAGCTGACGCAGCAGACCGAGGTGTTCGTCGCTGCTGGCGGCAATGCCGATGGCAACATAGGCTACCTGGCCTTCACCCCAGAGCACGCCCTGCGGGAACTGATAGACCTGAACGCCGGTTTTCAGCACCTGATCGCGGGTATCGGTGGTGCCATGCGGAATGGCGATGCCATTGCCAAGGAAAGTAGAGGTCTGCTGCTCACGCGCCAGCATGCCGTCAACGTAGCCGCTAGCGACATTGCCCGCCTCTACCAGCGCGGCAGCAATCTGCCGGATAGCCTCTTCTTTAGTGCCGGCCTGTTCGCCGGGATGAATGTCCTGCACGGATAACTGGAACATGGTTCTCCACTCCTGCTGAAATTGAATCGTTTCAGCTTAAATGTGAATAAAGGCGCCAATCCGTTTGGGTTAGGTAAACCAATTAGCGCTGAAACGTTTCAAGAAGTCTTGCGCTTTCCAGGCATCCTTGCAAGTAAAGCCGCATTTCAGCTTGCAGAATTTAGAGTTACAGCACATTTTTGCTTCAGGCCGCTGCCTTCAGGGGTGAACAGCCGTTCAGCTTCAGCAACTTCAGCAAGCGCAGCGACGGACTGAAAACACGTTTTGATTTTTTGTGGGGTAACTGGCGAGGATATCTGTCTATTTTATGACAAGCGGCGTAAACTCCGCGTCTCTTCATATCACTGATACAGAAACATGCACACCACTCCCGCAGCCGCCTCACCCAAGCCATTTGATTTGACCTCATCGGCGTTTTTGATTGTTGCTTTCCTTACCGGCATTGCCGGCGCGTTACAGACCCCGACGCTGAGCCTGTTCCTCACCAACGAGGTGCATGCCCGCCCGGCCATGGTGGGGTTCTTCTTCACCGGCAGCGCCATTATCGGCATCTTGGTCAGTCAGTTCCTGGCCGGTCGCTCAGATAAGCGGGGCGATCGCAAATCCTTGATCGTCTTCTGCTGTCTGCTGGGTGTCCTGGCCTGCCTGCTGTTCGCCTGGAACCGTAACTACTTTGTGTTGCTGTTTGTCGGCGTATTCCTTAGCAGCTTTGGCTCTACCGCCAACCCGCAGCTGTTTGCCTTAGCCCGCGAACATGCCGACCATACCGGTCGCGAGGCGGTGATGTTCAGCTCGATCCTGCGTGCCCAGGTGTCGCTGGCCTGGGTCGTGGGGCCGCCAGTGGCCTATGCGCTGGCGATGGGCTTTGGCTTCCCGGTGATGTATATCAGCGCCGCCGTGGCGTTTGTGGTCTGCGGCGCGATGGTCTGGTTTTTCCTGCCGACGATGCGCAAGGAGCCGAAGCTGGCAACCGGGGTGCTGGAGTCGCCGCGCCGCAACCGTCGCGACGCCCTGCTGCTCTTTACCATCTGCACGTTAATGTGGGGCACCAACAGCCTCTATATCATTAACATGCCGCTGTTTATCATTAATGAGCTGCATCTCTCCGAGAAGCTGGCGGGGGTAATGATGGGAACCGCTGCCGGGCTGGAGATCCCGACGATGCTGATTGCGGGCTACTACGCAAAACGCTTCGGTAAGCGCTTCCTGATGCGCGTTGCCGCCGTTGCCGGTTTGCTGTTTTACGTCGGGATG encodes the following:
- a CDS encoding pseudouridine-5'-phosphate glycosidase → MSELKLSAEFLQISPEVQDALNNNKPVVALESTIISHGMPFPQNAQTALEVEDAIRQQGVIPATIAIIRGVMKVGLSKEEIELLGREGHAVTKVSRRDLPFVVAAGINGATTVASTMIIAAMAGIKVFATGGIGGVHRGAEHTFDISADLQELAKTNVAVVCAGAKSILDLGLTTEYLETNGVPLIGYQTQSLPAFFCRTSPFEVSIRLDSAEAIARAMAVKWQTGLNGGLVVANPIPEQFAMPEETINGAIDQAVKEAEEQGVTGKASTPFLLARVAELTGGDSLKSNIQLVFNNARLACDIAKAYQRIA
- a CDS encoding pseudouridine kinase, which codes for MREKDYIAVIGSANMDVAGYSHASLNYADSNPGKIKFTPGGVGRNIAQNLALLGKNVWLLSAVGDDFYGQSLLSQTQAAGVQVEKCQVIAGEGTSSYLSLLDNTGEMLVAINDMAISDYINPDYLAHHLAFLRAANAVVVDCNLSESALGWIFENAGQAPVFVDPVSAWKCNKVRDWLGHIHTLKPNRIEAETLSGIPLSCAADAPKVAAWFHQHGLFRLVLSMGGDGVYYSEKGGESGWSAPFKTRLVNVTGAGDAMMAGLAFCWLEGATFAHSVRFAQGCSSLALASVYTNNPDLSAENVNALMEREHV
- the fruA gene encoding PTS fructose transporter subunit IIBC, which translates into the protein MKTLLIIDSALGQARAYMAKTLLGSAGHKAHLDFIDNPGDAELVIVLGDKIPADSSLNGKKVWLGDINRAVAHPELFLSEAKGHAALYTAPVAAAETAVAAGPKRVVAVTACPTGVAHTFMAAEAIETEAKKRGWWVKVETRGSVGAGNAITPEEVAAADLVIVAADIEVDLAKFAGKPMYRTSTGLALKKTAQELDKAQAEAKPFQPAGNTAAAASEGKKESAGAYRHLLTGVSYMLPMVVAGGLCIALSFAFGIEAFKEPGTLAAALMQIGGGSAFALMVPVLAGYIAFSIADRPGLTPGLIGGMLAVSTGSGFIGGIIAGFLAGYMAKLISSKLKLPQSMEALKPILIIPLISSLVVGLAMIYLIGKPVAGILEGLTHWLQTMGTANAVLLGAILGAMMCTDMGGPVNKASYAFGVGLLSTQTYAPMAAIMAAGMVPPLALGLATIVARRKFDKAQQEGGKAALVLGLCFITEGAIPFAARDPMRVLPCCIVGGAVTGAISMAIGAKLMAPHGGLFVLLIPGAITPVLGYLFAIIAGTLVAGLSYAVLKRPEAEAVAAKAV
- the fruK gene encoding 1-phosphofructokinase, with amino-acid sequence MSRRVATITLNPAYDLVGFCPEIERGEVNLVRTTGLHAAGKGINVAKVLKDLGIDVTVGGFLGKDNQDGFQQLFSELGIANRFQVVQGRTRINVKLTEKDGEVTDLNFSGFEVTQADWERFVNDSLSWLGQFDMVCVSGSLPSGVSPEAFTDWMTRLRSQCPCIIFDSSRDALVAGLKAAPWLVKPNRRELEIWAGRKLPELKDVIEAAHALREQGIAHVVISLGAEGALWVNASGEWIAKPPSMEVVSTVGAGDSMVGGLIYGLLMRESSEHTLRLATAVAALAVSQSNVGITDRTQLAAMMARVDLKPFN
- the fruB gene encoding fused PTS fructose transporter subunit IIA/HPr protein — encoded protein: MFQLSVQDIHPGEQAGTKEEAIRQIAAALVEAGNVASGYVDGMLAREQQTSTFLGNGIAIPHGTTDTRDQVLKTGVQVYQFPQGVLWGEGQVAYVAIGIAASSDEHLGLLRQLTHVLSDDAVAEQLKSATTAEELRALLMGEKQSEALKLDNETLTLDVAASDLVTLQALNAGRLKEAGAVDTAFVAHAINDKPLNLGQGVWLNDCAEGNLRSAIAVSRATTAFDTAGETTAMLVTVAMADEQPVEVLKRLSDLLLNKKAEQLLKADAATLLALLTSDDVNTDELLSAGFVVRNEHGLHARPGTMLVNTIKQFNSDVTVTNLDGSGKPANGRSLMKVVALGVKKGHRLRFTAQGADAEQALKAIGEAIAAGLGEGA
- the setB gene encoding sugar efflux transporter SetB, which encodes MHTTPAAASPKPFDLTSSAFLIVAFLTGIAGALQTPTLSLFLTNEVHARPAMVGFFFTGSAIIGILVSQFLAGRSDKRGDRKSLIVFCCLLGVLACLLFAWNRNYFVLLFVGVFLSSFGSTANPQLFALAREHADHTGREAVMFSSILRAQVSLAWVVGPPVAYALAMGFGFPVMYISAAVAFVVCGAMVWFFLPTMRKEPKLATGVLESPRRNRRDALLLFTICTLMWGTNSLYIINMPLFIINELHLSEKLAGVMMGTAAGLEIPTMLIAGYYAKRFGKRFLMRVAAVAGLLFYVGMLTAHTPVVLLGLQLLNAIYIGILAGIGMLYFQDLMPGQAGAATTLYTNTTRVGWIIAGSVAGVVAEIWSYHAVFWIALGMCILTTLCLTRIKDI